Proteins encoded by one window of Dryocola sp. LX212:
- the csdE gene encoding cysteine desulfurase sulfur acceptor subunit CsdE has translation MTSGFLAGHPFGHAITPEMLRATFVPLQQWEDKYRQLILLGKQLPALPADLKRDEIEIAGCENRVWLGHEREANGTLHFYGDSEGRIVRGLLAVLLTAVEGKTPEALRNADPLALFDELGLRNQLSASRSSGLAALADAVRQAANA, from the coding sequence ATGACAAGTGGATTCTTAGCCGGCCACCCGTTTGGCCACGCCATCACCCCGGAAATGCTGCGGGCGACATTCGTGCCGCTCCAGCAGTGGGAAGACAAATACCGCCAGCTTATTCTGCTCGGTAAACAGTTGCCTGCCCTGCCCGCGGATTTAAAACGCGACGAGATAGAAATTGCCGGTTGTGAAAACCGCGTCTGGCTTGGGCACGAACGCGAAGCAAACGGCACGCTGCACTTCTATGGCGACAGTGAAGGCCGCATCGTACGGGGCTTGCTGGCCGTACTATTGACGGCGGTAGAGGGAAAAACGCCGGAAGCGCTGCGGAATGCTGACCCGCTGGCGCTGTTTGATGAGCTGGGTTTGCGTAATCAGCTAAGCGCGTCGCGCAGCAGCGGGCTTGCGGCGTTGGCCGATGCGGTTAGACAGGCGGCAAACGCGTAA